DNA from Acidobacteriota bacterium:
TCTCCTGGAGAGCCTGAAGGAAAGGCTGACGCGCGACTCCAAGGCGCCGCCCCCGGAAAGGCGCCCCTATCTCGCCAAGCCGCCCCAAGTGAACGTGCTCAGGGCCCTCGACCTGGGAAAGAAGGTCGAGGAGAGTCGGTACGAAAAAGCCCTGAAGAAGAAACAGGCCGAACTCTCCTTCCTCTCGCGCCGGCTGTACGAGGAGAAGCGGTCCTTGATTCTGGTCTTCGAGGGTCCGGACGCCGCTGGCAAGGGAGGCGCCATCCGGCGTCTCACGGCGGCCATGGACATGCGCAATGCGCGGCACATCTCCATCGCAGCCCCCACCGAGGAGGAGCGCGCCCACCCGTACCTGTGGCGATTCTGGCGCCACCTCCCCCGGCTCGGACGAGTGACCATCTTCGACCGGTCCTGGTACGGACGGGTGCTGGTGGAGCGGGTGGAGGGGTTCTGCACGATGGCGGAATGGCAGCGGGCCTACGCGGAGATCAACGGGTTCGAAGAGGAGCTGGCGCAGTTCGGCCACATTCTGATCAAGTTCTGGTTGGCCATCTCCTCGAAGGAACAGTTGAGGCGGTTCAAGGAGCGGCAGGAAACGCCCTACAAGCAATACAAAATCACCCAGGAGGACTGGCGGAACCGGGCCAAGTGGGACGCCTACGAGGCGGCGGCCTTGGACACCTTTGAAAAGACCAGCACGAGCCAGGCGCCCTGGGTACTCGTGGAGGGCGAAGACAAGAACCACGCCCGGCTGAAAGTGCTGGACGAGGTGAATCGCCGCCTTTCGTTCCTGCGCAAGTGACTCTCCATAAAGGACGATCCGAGGGATCGATGCGGTGGGATCGATCCCGGTGCATTCTCTAGCCACTCTTCACTGAATCGGTTTTTCGGGACGGAAGTCGAGAGGCTTCCTGGCTTGCGCCGGCGAAGCCCAGGTGCTACTATTTTCAATTAGGTGGCACGCTTTCCGTGTACAGGGCGGAGGGGGGGAAAGAATGGAAGGACAAAAGACCAACCGGTCAGGCGAGGGCCTCGTCGTGGCTCTGGGGGTCCTGACGGGGGCATGGGTGCTCGCGGAGGATGCGCCGCTCCTTACCCAACTCCCTGAAGCTCTTCCAAAGGCAGGGTACCTGGGCTCCACCGAGGTGACAGTTCGCGCCAAACCCGTCGAGGAGAGCCTGGAGAGCACGGTCCAGGGCACCCTCCTCTCCGTGGTCTCGGAGGGACAGATCGAGGACCTCAACGCCCAGGACCTGGCGAGCGCCCTGCGGCGAATCCCGGGGCTCACCATCAGCCGGTACAACCCCATCGGCAGTTACGGAGGGGCAGACGGCGGAGCCATCTACATTCGCGGGCAGGGCGCGGGGCGCCCGGGCGGAGAAGTGGCCACCCTCGTGGACGGCGTTCCGGTCGTGGTCTCGGTGTGGACCCATCCCATTCTGGACCTGCTCAACACCGATGCGGCGGATTCCATAGAGGTATACAAGAGCCCGGAGCCCGTCTTGTTCGGAAACATGGCCTTTGGCGCCGTCAACCTGGTTCCCAAGCGCCCCGCCGAGGCGGCGAATGGCCAAGCGGTTCTCTTCGGAGGCTCCTATTCCCAGTTCGGCGTGAAGGCCGAAGAGGGCATCCCGCTGGGGCGGGGAGGGCTCTATCTGCAGGGAAGCGTCCTTCGAAGCGACGGCCACCGAAGGGACGCCGGGGGGCGGGTGGCCAGGGCTTACGGAAGAGGCGAGATGGAACTCGCGGACCACTGGCAGGTCTCCTTTCAAGTCCACCACACGGATTCCTGGGCCGAGGATCCAGGACGGGAGGAGGCCCCCAGGCCCCCCGTGACCCCTCGCTATCCGATCCGGAACACGCTCCTGCTCGGCACCTTGGAGAACCGCTTTGCCTGGGGAGACGGGTACGTGAAGGTCTACGACAACGACGGGATCGCCCGCTGGCTCCAGTGGGATTCGGGGGCAGGCCACGCCTTCGTGACGCGCACCGAATACGAGGGGTATGGCGTGAGGATTCGACAGAACTTCACACCCTGGTCCGGCGGGCGCATCACCCTGGGTCTGGATGACGACACCTTCGGCGGCCATTTCCAGGAACTGCGGCCGTACCCGACGCGTCCGAGCCCCCGGCGGCTCTTCCGGAACCGGGCTCCGTATCTCCTGGTGAGCCAAACCTTCGGAGAAACGCTCCAGGTCACCCCCTCGTTGGGAATCCGAGCCAACGACGCCCGCTACTTCGAAGACCAGACCGGCCGACAGTTCGGCCTCACGGCGGCCTGGAAAGGACTCGTCCTCCACGGGGGACACTCGCGCTCATTCAGCTACCCCGGCGTGTATGCCGCGATCATGTTCGGTCCCGCCTATCCGGATCGAAAGTGGACGGGCCTGAAGGCGGAAACCTTGACCCACACGGAGGTGGGAGTCGGATGGGACGCAGGAGGGGCGGCCTCGGCCGATCTGACTCTCTTTTCGGACAAGGTGGAAAACGCCCTCCGATTTGCTCCGCCCCCGCCCTTTCCGCCCGGCTTCGCCAACCTCGGAGCATACACGGTCAAGGGAGCCATGGGAGAGGTTCGGCTGGCCCCGTCGCCGCGGGTTGCCGTATTCTTGGGGGCATGCACGGCGAGCACGGGACGAGCGGAAATCCCCGAAACGCCCAAGTGGACCCTTTCGGGTGGCGTCACGGCGGTGGTGGGCGGCGGGACCCGGATCTCGGGGGACGCACAGTACGTGGGGGCCCGCAACGTGCTCAATCCGCGCTTTGCGCGCACCCAGGAATGGATCGGGGCCCATTTCCTGGTCAACGCGAGGATCGCCAGGTCCATCTGGGAGGGCCGCTCCGGCGCTTCGGGCGAAATCCACGTGGCCGGAGAAAACTTGCTCAACCGGGAGTACTCCTTCCGACCCGGCTACCCCATGGCGGGGATCAACGGCTCCGTCGGCCTGACGCTGCGCTGGTGAGGGGAGGGAAATAGCCGATGCACATCCCGGACGGATACTTGGGACCGGCCACGGCCCTCGCGACCTGGGGGATCATGGTGCCCGTCTGGGGATCGGCCCTGCGCCATCTTCGAAAGGGCCTGGAGGTGCGGCGAATCCCCCTCCTTTCCCTGGGCGCCGCCTTCTCGTTTCTCATCATGATGTTCAACATACCCATCCCCGGGGGAACCACCGGGCACGCCGTGGGCAGCGTGCTGGTGGCCCTCCTCCTGGGACCCTGGGCCGCCGTGATCTCCGTGTCCCTGGCCCTGGCTCTGCAGGCGCTCCTATTTGGGGACGGCGGGATCACGGCCCTGGGGGCGAACTGCTTGACCATGGCGGGCATCATGCCTCTCGCGGGTTGGGCGGCGTTTCGCCTGACGGGGGCGACGGCGCCTCCTGACTCGCGCCGTCGATACCTTGCGGCCGGCTTCGCCGCGTACGCGGGCTTGAACGCGGCGGCCCTCGCCACGGCAGGGCTCCTCGGCATCCAGCCCCTCCTGGCCAGCGACGCCTCGGGACGACCGTTGTACTGTCCATACGGGCTCGGCGTGGCCGTGCCCGTGATGGCCGCCGAACACCTTCTACTCTTCGGCTTCGTGGAGGCCATCGTAACCTCCGTGGCGCTGAAGTGGCTGGACAGGACGGAGCCCGGGTTAGCCCCCGGCCCGGCGGTCCCCGCCGCCCCCTATCGGAAGCTGTGGGGGTGGCTTCTGGTCCTGCTCGTCCTGACGCCGCTGGGCTTCCTCGTCCCCCGATGGGCAGGGGCCGCCGCGGCTTGGGGCGAGTGGTCGCCCGAGGAACTGATCGTCATGCTGGGATACGTTCCCGCCCGACTCGAACGATGGGCGGCCTTCTGGAGGGCCCCCGTGCCCGACTACGCGGAGGAGGCCGGTCCCTTGGGATATCTCCTCGCGGGAGCGCTGGGGATTGCAGTCCTTGGGGCCCTGTACGTGGGCTTGAAGACCGTCACGCGCGTGAGGGGCGACCGTGGCTGACGTGCCGGCCTGGCTTCTCGAAGGGGTTTCGGGCGCGGAGGGAGGTCGGGTCGAGGGACCCCTTCCGGGGCGGCCAAGGAGCAGGGGACTGAGGCGGGCCTTGCTTGCGCTGTCAAGGCTTTGGACCCACTTGGAGGACCCGCCGCCCTCGGGGCTGTTCGCCTTGGCCGATCGCGCGGGCCCTGCCTCGCTCGTGGCCACCGTTCTCATGGCGATCCTTGTGGTGGCCTTCGCTCGAACCCCCTTCCTGCTCGGTGTGCTTCTGGTGGTGCCGCTCGGGGGGCTTCTGGCCAGCGGCGGAGGGCGGGGCCGGCCGGCCGCGCTTGTGGCGGCCTCCGCCCTGTTCTCTTTGATCGTTGCCTTTCCTGCCCTTTTCGCATGGATTTCTCCCGGCCAGGCCCTGGTTCCACCCGGCGGTCCCACACAGGGTAAAACACCCCCCTGGGCCGTCACGGACACGGGGGTCTACCTTGCCGCACGGCTCGCGATGAGATCCACCGCGTCCGTCGCCTGGGTCGCGCTCATGGGACACCTTCTTCCCTTCGGAAAAATCCTCAAGGGCCTCGCCGCCTGGAGGGTTCCGTCCCTCCTGCTCGCCCTCCTGTCCATGGGCCACCGCTATCTTCAGGTCCTGTCCCAATGCGCCCAGGAGATGCACCTGGCCCGGCTCAGCCGCAGCCTTGCGGGTGGGGATTTGCGGGAGGAGCAGGCGTGGGTGGGCGCGGGCCTGGGCAGCCTCTACCGAAGGACGCGGCGCCTGGCGGAGGAGGTTACCCTCGCCATGGTCTCGCGGGGATGCACGGCGGAGGCCCCCCAGTTGGTCGGTGTGTCGCCGGTCGAACCGAAGGCGTTCTTCCTGCCCGCGGTCGCCGCAGGGGTGGGCCTTTTCTTGCTTTGGTTGGAGCGACAGTGAGCGACCTCTATAAGCCGCCGCTCTTTGAAATCCGGGGAGTGACCTTCGCCTACCCGGGGCGACCTCCGAGCCTGGAGGAGGTCTCCTTCACCGTGCGGAAGGGAGAGCGTGTGGCCCTTCTGGGCGCAAACGGGTCGGGCAAGACCACGCTCCTGCTCCTGCTCGACGGACTTTACTTTCCCCAGGGGGGCCGGATCGACTTCGAAGGGAATCCCATCGAGGCCCATTCTCTCGAAGACGGAGAGGCCGTCCGCCACTTCCGGAGGCGCGTCGGCCTCCTTTTTCAAAACCCGGATGCCCAGCTTTTCAGCCCTTCCGTGAGGGAGGAACTTTTGTTCGCCCCGAGGCAGTTGGGCCTCCCGAGCGAGGAAGCCGAGGAACGGGTGGAAACCGTATTGAATTTGATGGAAATCTCGGACTTGCGGGACCGCCCGCCCCAGAGCCTCAGCGCGGGGGAAAAGAAGCGAGTGGCTCTGGCTTCCCTGCTCACGGCGGGCCCCTCCGTGCTTCTCCTGGACGAGCCGACGGCCGGGCTTGACCCGCGAAGCCAGTCCCGCCTTCTCGATATCCTGGAACAGCTCCACGGGGCGGGCCTCACCCTGATCACGGCCACGCACGAGCTTCTCCTGCTGCCGCACCTGGCGGACCGTGCGGTGGTGTTGTCGCCGGGGCACCGGCTGCTCGCCGAGGCCCCGGCGGATGAAGTTCTGTCGGACCTCGCGCTGCTGGACCGCGCCAACTTGATTCACATTCACTCCCACCGGCATGGAGACGTGCTCCACCGCCACCCTCACCTTCACTGGGCCGGCCATCACCATGAGGAGCCATGAGGCGCGGCCCCGCCCTGTCCGAAGACCGTTCGGGAGTCTGCTTGAAAACGGCGGCCCGGGAACCCATATTACGGAGGCCGCGGGCGCAGGGCCCAAGCCACATGCCCCAGGGAGGCCCGCGGCGGGCGGTGGTCGCCGTTGATCCACCTTGGAAAGGAGTCGCCCTTGGCTCGACGCACCGAAAGTCTCGCCCGCCTCAAAGTGGAATCCCTGGAACTGTCCCGAGTCGGCATCCGCCGGACCCGCCGCTAGGATCGCGGGGGAACGGCGGATTCGCCCTGCTCAAGGCGGAATGCCCGCCACGTCGGACTGTAGGACCGGAGGCGAGCCCTCCGCGTGGAGTTGGTTTGGGACCGTCCCGGGGAACCCGGTTCCGGAGGGGAGGGTCTGTCTCGAGCGATTCGGGAGACGCCCCTGCGGCCGGCTTGACCTACCCGTATGGATTCGCTATAATTACCCGCCTGGTGGGGCTATGGCGCAGCTGGGAGCGCGCTTGAATGGCATTCAAGAGGTCGGGGGTTCGATCCCCCCTAGCTCCACCAAAAACACCCCCCGCCCCTGCGCGGCGGGCGACCCGGCGCCGGAGAGCAATCTCCGGCGTTTTTCATAGTTAGACTAGGACCGTTGGGCGTCGCGCGTCCGGCGACGAACCCCGGGGAGGCGAGCGGGAGTGGGCATCCGGTGGGTGGCGCAATCCGGGATGGAGGGCCGCCGGGCCGAAATCGCCTTGCGGTTCGGTCTCTCCCGAACGGCCGCTCTCCTTCTGGCCGTGCGCTTTCCCGATGACGAAGGGATCGAGGAGTATCTGGACCCCTCCCGGGTCGAATGGCCTTCCCCCCTTCGCATTCCCCACTTGAGTGAAGCGGCGGACCGCGTGGTCCGCGCCGTCCGGGCTGGGGAGAAGATCTTCATCCACGGGGACTACGACGTGGACGGCCTCATGGGGGCCGCCGTCTTGACGGGCGCGCTTCGGACCCTGGGGGCCTCGCCCGACGTGTACATCCCCTCGCGATTCGAAGGCGGCTACGGCCTCTCTGAGTCCAGTGTGTCCGCCGCCCTCTCGGGCTCGGCATCCTTGGTCCTCACGACGGACTGCGGCACGAACGCCAGGGAGGCGGGGGCGGATCTCGCCAGGCACGGCGTGGACCTCGTGGTGACGGACCACCACGTGCCTTCCCCGGACCAGCAACCCCCGGGATGGATCGTCAATCCCCACATGGAGCCGGACCACCCGGACCGGGCCCTCTGCGGCACCCTGGTGGCCCTCCAGCTCGTGCGTCGCGTGGGGGACCTCCTGGGGCGCCCCCTGAGCCTCGAACCCTTCGTGAGACTCGGCGCCATCGCCACCGTGGCCGACGTCAGCCCCCTGACGCCCCTCAACCGCCGGGTGTGTCGGGAAGGGTTTGCGGCCCTCGCCACCACGCCCAACCTGGCCCTCGCGAGGATGTTCAAGGCCGCCGGGGCGAACGGGCGAATCATGGGCCACCACATCGCCTTTCATATCGCCCCGCGCCTCAACGCCGCGGGGCGAATCGAGGACGCACGCCTCGTGCTCGACCTTCTATTGGAGAGGGACGCGGCGCGAGCCGCGGCCCTGTCCGGACGTCTCGAGGGCCTCAACCGGAAGAGGCGGGCGCTTCAGGCCGCCGCCTACGACGACGCCTCGGCGAGGGTGCGGGAGAACCCCGAAGGGCCCGTCCTGTTCGTGGCATCGGGGCGGTGGCACCGCGGCGTGCTTGGACCCGTCGCGGCCAGGCTGGCGGAGTCCTTCCGGAAAAGCGCCTTCGTCGTGTCGGTAGAAGGGGGGATCGGAACCGGATCCGCCCGTTCGTGGGGAGGCGAAAACGTAGTGGCCCTGTTGGAACGCTGTTCGGACCTCCTTCTGCGGTACGGGGGCCACGGCGGAGCGGCCGGGTTCAGCGTGGAGGCCGACAAGATCCCCGCCCTGGAGAAGAGAGTTCAGGCCGAGGCCGCCGAGCGGTCTCCCGACGCGCCCGCGCCGGTCGCGTACATCCCGATCCTCCCCGACGACGTCCCGGGGCTCTGGGACGCGTGGGAGGTCATGGACCCCTTTGGGCCGCTGAACGACGAGCCGACGGTCGGAATCGAAGGGCTCTACGCGAAGGGATGCCGCGTGCTCAACGGGAAGCACCTCATGTGGGAAGCGGAGGCGGGTGGAGGCCAGCGGCTCACCGTGATCGCCTGGGACGGGTTGGGCCGAGGGCTGAGCCCGTCCTCCCTCACGCCCTCGGCGCTGGTCATCGGCAAGCCGGCGCCCGAGCAGCGGCCCGTGGCGCTGCCTTTTTACTTGAACCTGCTCGACATCTGCTGATTGGGGTGGCGTGCCCCACTTTCCGGGGGCGCGAGGAACGCCCCTTCCTGCGCCCGATGGGCATGGGATAGACTCCACCTCTTGTCTACGAGAGGAACGAACATGCCGAAATGGGTCTTTTTCTTCGGAAACGGGAAGGCGGAGGGGCACGGGAAACAGAAGGAACTTCTTGGTGGAAAGGGCGCCGGGCTGGCGGAGATGACGAATCTGGGCATCCCCGTCCCGCCGGGGTTCACCATCACCACCGAGGTGTGCACCTATTTCTACGCCAACGGCCGCACCTATCCGGCCGACCTTCGAGCGCAAGTGGACGAGGCCCTCGCCGGCGTCGAGGCCATCATGGGACGGACCTTCGGGGACCCCTCCAACCCGCTCCTGTTCTCGGTCCGATCCGGTGCCCGAGCCAGCATGCCGGGCATGATGGACACGGTCCTCAACCTGGGTCTCAACGACGCAACCGTGGAAGGCCTGGCGGCCCGGACGGGCAACCCCCGCTTCGCCTGGGATTCCTATCGCCGCTTCGTCGCCATGTACGGGGACGTGGTCCTGGGCCTCAAGCCGGTGGACAAGAAGGAAGAGGACCCCTTCGAGGTGATCCTCGAACGGGTCAAACACGAGGTCGGCGCGCGGTTCGACACGGACCTCGGGGCGGATGACCTGCGGCGCCTCGTGGCCCTATTCAAGGGCGAGATCAAGGCTCGGCTCGGCCTTGAGTTCCCGGAGGATCCGCGGGAACAGCTGTGGGGCGCCATCGGGGCGGTTTTCGGCTCGTGGATGAATGACCGGGCCATCGCGTACCGGAAGCTGTATGACATCCCCGGTGATTGGGGCACGGCCGTCAACGTCCAGACCATGGTCTTCGGCAACCTAGGGGAGACCTCCGGAACGGGCGTGGGCTTTACGCGGGACCCGGCCCTGGGGGAGAACCGGATGTACGGCGAGTTCCTCATGAACGCCCAGGGCGAGGACGTGGTGGCGGGCATCCGCACGCCCAGGCCCATCGCGGAGCTCGAGCAGGTTCTCCCCCAGGCGTTCAACCAGCTCGTGGGCATCCGGAACACCATCGAAAGGCACTTCCGGGACATGCAGGACTTTGAGTTCACGATCGAGGAGGGGCGGCTCTGGATGCTCCAGACCCGCACGGGAAAGCGCCACCCGTTCGCGGCGGCTCGGATGGCGGTGGACATGGAGGCCGAGGGCCTCATCTCGGAAAAGGAGGCCGTGCTCCGGCCCGAGGCGGACGGCATCGCCGCCTTCCTGTCGCCCATTTTCGACGCCGGCGCGAAGCTCCAGGCCGTCCGGGAGAAGCGGGTTGTGGCCAAGGGGCTCCCGGCGGGTCCTGGCGGAGCGTCGGGAAGGGTCGTATTCAACGCCGTGGACGCCGAAGTGTGGGCCCGGCGGGGCGAGAAGGTCCTCCTGGTGAGGAAGTTCACGAGCCCCGAGGACATCCGGGGCATGAACGCCGCCCAGGGGATTCTGACGGCCATGGGCGGCATGACCTCCCACGCGGCCCTGGTGGCCCGTCAGATGGGAAAGGTGTGCATCGTAGGCTGCGGAGCCCTCGACATCGACTACGCCAAAGGGGAGATGCGGGTGGGGGAGAACGTGGTCCGCGAGGGGGATTGGCTCTCCATCGACGGGTTCACGGCGGAGGTGATCCTGGGCCAGCTCCCCACGCGCCCCAGCGAGGTGTTGCAGGTCATTTCCGGCGAACTGAGGCCCGAGGAGAGCCGCAACTTTCAGCAATTCGACCGGCTCATGGCCTGGGCGGACAAGTACCGGCGCCTCGAGGTCTGGACCAACGCCGACACGCCCGGACAGGCCGCCACGGCCGTCAAGCTGGGGGCGCAGGGTATCGGATTGTGCCGCACGGAACACATGTTCTTCGAAGGGGACCGGATTCATTACGTTCGAAGGATGATCCTCTCCGAATCCAAGGAGGACCGCCAGAAGGCCCTGGCTCACCTCTTTCCCATGCAGAAGGAGGACTTCGCCGGCATTTTCCGGGCCATGAACGGCCGGCCGGTCACGGTCCGTCTTTTGGATCCTCCTCTTCATGAATTTCTTCCGTCTCGCGAGGCGTTAAAGCCGGAAGTCTTCGCCCAAAAGGTGAAGGCTGTCGCCGACGAATTGGGCGTCTCCCCCGAGGAGATCGAGGACCGAATCGAAGGCCTGCACGAGAACAATCCCATGCTGGGCCACCGCGGCTGCCGGCTGGGCGTGACCTATCCGGAAATCTACGAGATGCAGATCCGGGCCATCCTCGAGGCCGCCTGCGAGGTGGCCAAGGAGGGCCTTCCCGTCCGGCCCGAGGTCATGATCCCCATCGTGGCCACCGCCGAGGAAATGAGAATCTTCGAGGCCATGACGCGGCGGATCGCCAAGGAGGTCTTCAAGAGGGCGGGCGCCAAAGTGCACTACCTCGTCGGAACCATGATCGAGTTGCCCCGCGCGTGCGTGGCGGCCGGCGCCATCGCCAAACACGCCGAGTTCTTCTCCTTCGGCACCAACGACCTCACGCAGACGGCCTGCGGGATCTCCCGGGACGACGTCCGCGGATTCCTTGGCCAATATGTGGAGCAGGAGATTTACCCGGTGGACCCCTTCCAGCGCATCGATCGGGAGGGGGTGGGCGAACTCATGAAGATCGCCGTAAAGGGCGGGCGGCGGAGCCGTCGCAAGCTGCAGATCGGCATCTGCGGCGAGCACGGGGGAGAACCGAACTCCGTCGAGTTTTGCCACGCCATCGGCCTCAATTACGTTTCCTGCTCCCCCTTCCGAGTGCCCGTGGCGCGCCTTGCGGCCGCCCAGGCGGCGCTCAAGGACTAGCCGAAGGGCGGGGTCGCTGGCGCCCGCGTCACGATCCGGTTTCAGTTGGTTCAGACTCGCGAGGATCCCCCCGAAAGGGGGGATTCCTGGTTCATGGCGACTCCGCTATCATGGAATGGCGGCACGATAGGGGGGGGGACATGAACGACCAGAACCCAAGCGCCACGCCGTGCGTGAATCCAGCCACCGGTGAGGTCTTCGCGCGGTCTCCGTTGCACTCCCTGGAGGACCTCCGGGCCGCCATGGAGGCGGCGCGGCAGGCCCAGCCCGGATGGGCGGCGCTCCCTCCGAAGGAACGGGCCCGGCGCGTCCTTCCCATCCGGGACCGCCTCGTTTCTCGTGCCGACGAACTGGCCCGGGTCTTGGCGCGCGACAACGGCAAGACCCTGACCGATGCCCTCGCCACCGAGATCCTGCCCGCCGCCATCTCGGTGACCTACTACGCGCGGATGGCGCCTCGTTTTCTGCGCCCCCGGAGGACGGGGACGGCCACCTGGCTTCTTGCCAACAAGCGTTCGGTCGTCCAGAGGGTCCCGTGGGGGGTGGTGGGGATCATTTCGCCGTGGAACTATCCCTTCGGCATTCCCTTCCACGAGGTCGTCATGGCTCTCCTGGCGGGGAACGCCGTCCTGTTGAAAACGGCGTCCGAGACCCAGGCGGTGGGCGTGGCTCTGGCGGAGGTCATCGGCGCGGCGGACCTTCCGAAGGGCCTCTTCTCCTTCCTCAACCTGCCCGGTCGAGTGGCGGGTCCAGCCTTCCTGGAGACGGGCGTGGACAAGCTGTTCTTCACCGGCAGCGTCCCCGTGGGGAAGGCCCTCATGGCCAAGGCCGCCGAAACCCTGACGCCCTTGTCCCTGGAATTGGGCGGGAACGACCCCATGCTCGTCTGCGAGGACGCGGATGTGGACCGGGCCGCCGCCGGCGCCGTCTGGGCGGGGATGCAGAACGCCGGGCAGTCCTGCGGCGGCGTGGAGCGGATCTACGTCCACGAGAAGGTGTACTCGGCCTTTCTCCAGGCCCTCAAGGCGCGGGTGGAAGCGCTCCGGGTGGGTCCCGGGGAAGGCTTCGAGAACGACATGGGCGCCATGACGACGGCCAAGCAGCTGGAGACCGTCCGGGAGCACGTTCGGGACGCCCTGGCCAAAGGCGCCGTTCTGCACGCCCAATCCTCCGCCCCCGAAGGCGGCCCCGGCCTTTTCCATCCCGCCGTGGTCCTCGCCGAGGTCAACCACGACATGGTCACCATGCGGGAGGAGACCTTCGGTCCCGTGGTGGGGGTCATGAAGGTGAAGGACATGGAGGAGGCCGTGGCCCTGGCCAACGATTCGAACCTCGGCCTCACGGCCTCCGTCTGGAGCCGCAACCGGAAGAGGGCCAAGACCCTCGCGTCCCGCCTTCACGCAGGCGCCGTCACGATCAACGACCACCTCATGAGCCACGGCCTGCCCGAAACGCCCTGGGGCGGATTCAAGCAGTCGAGCCTGGGCCGGACCCACGGCCAAATCGGCTTCGACGAGATGACCCAGCCCCGCGTCGTCGTGGACGACCTCCTCGGCTTCGCCGCTCGGGACCTCTGGTGGCACCCCCATGGCCGGGAGGTCTACGAAGGCCTCAAGGGGCTGGTGTTGGGCCTCTACGCCCGATCCTTCGGCACGCGCCTCGGCGGGTGGCTCAAGGCCCTTCGGATCCTTCCCCGCATGTTCCGCCGAAGCGGCTGAACCCAAACAGAAGGCCCGTTCAACAAGGCGCGGAGGACCCGCATAGGGCCCTCCGCACGTGTTTCTCCCCGCCGCCGTTGGGGGGGGTACGCCGCTACCACGGTCCCTCGGCGGGGCAAAGGTGATTGTACGCGGCCACCTCGTAGTACCAGACCGTGTATCCCGGCGGCGGGTCCTCACCGGAGGTGTCGATCCACTGCTTGTTGGCCGTCGCCTCGTCCATGTCCACCACGTCCGAGGCCACCCGCGTCCACTGGTTGTGGGCCAGGGCCACATCGTGGGTCCGGTAGATGTTGTAGCCCGTGACCTGGTCGGCCTGGTTAGGATCCATGAAATTCAGGATCGGATAGTCGTTCCCGTCCGTCGTGAGCGTTACGCTGTAAATGAACACGGTCTCGTCGGGCGGATCGCACAAAGCGCCGTCCACCATTCCGCAGTCCCACCGGGTGCAGTCCTCCCCACTGGTCAAGGTGATGAAGTCCGTCTGGCCCGTCGTCGTGTCGGCGTCGCTGTCGTACCCGTCGTCGGCGCCCTGGTCCTTGGGGCTGAACGCATAATCGGGAGAAGGCAGGAAGAACTTGACGAAATAAGTGGATCCGTAAGCGAGCCCGTTGAAACGGTAAAGGCCGTCGGGATCCGTCACCACTTCCTGGAGCCACTGGTACGAGTCGTTGTAGAGCTTGACGACAATGCCCGGCAGGCCCGGCTCGCCCGCGTCGCGCACGCCATCGGCATCGTCGTCCCGCCAGACCTGGTTGCCGATGGCGATGGGCTCCACCGCCGTCACCTGGGTCGCCGCGTTGTCCGAAAGGTCCGGGTCGCCCTCCGCGAGGCTGACGGCGGCGGACACCGAGGCCGTTCCCACCCCCGAGGTCTGGAACACGGCGATCAGGGATGTCGTGGCGCCTCCACCGAAGTCTCCCAGGGAAGCGTGGAGTTCGCCCGGCGCCCCCTCGGTCCAACGGGGGTCGCTGGCGCCTGCGTCGAAGGTCAGGGACGCCGACCCGGTCGTTGCCAGGGTCGTGTCGAGGCTCACGGCCGTGGCGCCTCCCGCCGTCTCGTTGGCCAGCTCGAACGTGTAGGTCACGGGCCGCGTGGTGAGTACCGGCTCGGGGGAGTCGGAGAGCTGAAGGGAGAGATCGGGGAGCGCCGTGGTGAAGGAGAATACGGGCGATTCTGAGGTCCCGCAAGGGTTGTGGGCCACGACCTTCCAGTAATAGGTCGTCCCCGAAACGAGTGCCATCGCCTTGGAAGAGGCCTTGATTCCCGAATTCACCATCGTCACAGGAGGATTGACTG
Protein-coding regions in this window:
- the pap gene encoding polyphosphate:AMP phosphotransferase, which codes for MFETAELGQRVSKEAYKAAVGPLRSGLLKAQGDLAASNTAAVVLVGGVEGAGKAEAINRLLEWLDARGVEIHALSDPTDEERERPFMWRFWRRLPAKGRMGIFLGSWYTEPIVERTFGRIGDGRFHRRLDAICDFEKMLDQEGVALVKIWLHISKDQMRRRLKALEKDPDQRWRVTPRDWKFFGKYDRFRSVSEQALMHTSTGWAPWHILEATDKRYRDLKVGEVLLESLKERLTRDSKAPPPERRPYLAKPPQVNVLRALDLGKKVEESRYEKALKKKQAELSFLSRRLYEEKRSLILVFEGPDAAGKGGAIRRLTAAMDMRNARHISIAAPTEEERAHPYLWRFWRHLPRLGRVTIFDRSWYGRVLVERVEGFCTMAEWQRAYAEINGFEEELAQFGHILIKFWLAISSKEQLRRFKERQETPYKQYKITQEDWRNRAKWDAYEAAALDTFEKTSTSQAPWVLVEGEDKNHARLKVLDEVNRRLSFLRK
- a CDS encoding TonB-dependent receptor plug domain-containing protein, whose protein sequence is MEGQKTNRSGEGLVVALGVLTGAWVLAEDAPLLTQLPEALPKAGYLGSTEVTVRAKPVEESLESTVQGTLLSVVSEGQIEDLNAQDLASALRRIPGLTISRYNPIGSYGGADGGAIYIRGQGAGRPGGEVATLVDGVPVVVSVWTHPILDLLNTDAADSIEVYKSPEPVLFGNMAFGAVNLVPKRPAEAANGQAVLFGGSYSQFGVKAEEGIPLGRGGLYLQGSVLRSDGHRRDAGGRVARAYGRGEMELADHWQVSFQVHHTDSWAEDPGREEAPRPPVTPRYPIRNTLLLGTLENRFAWGDGYVKVYDNDGIARWLQWDSGAGHAFVTRTEYEGYGVRIRQNFTPWSGGRITLGLDDDTFGGHFQELRPYPTRPSPRRLFRNRAPYLLVSQTFGETLQVTPSLGIRANDARYFEDQTGRQFGLTAAWKGLVLHGGHSRSFSYPGVYAAIMFGPAYPDRKWTGLKAETLTHTEVGVGWDAGGAASADLTLFSDKVENALRFAPPPPFPPGFANLGAYTVKGAMGEVRLAPSPRVAVFLGACTASTGRAEIPETPKWTLSGGVTAVVGGGTRISGDAQYVGARNVLNPRFARTQEWIGAHFLVNARIARSIWEGRSGASGEIHVAGENLLNREYSFRPGYPMAGINGSVGLTLRW
- the cbiM gene encoding cobalt transporter CbiM; protein product: MHIPDGYLGPATALATWGIMVPVWGSALRHLRKGLEVRRIPLLSLGAAFSFLIMMFNIPIPGGTTGHAVGSVLVALLLGPWAAVISVSLALALQALLFGDGGITALGANCLTMAGIMPLAGWAAFRLTGATAPPDSRRRYLAAGFAAYAGLNAAALATAGLLGIQPLLASDASGRPLYCPYGLGVAVPVMAAEHLLLFGFVEAIVTSVALKWLDRTEPGLAPGPAVPAAPYRKLWGWLLVLLVLTPLGFLVPRWAGAAAAWGEWSPEELIVMLGYVPARLERWAAFWRAPVPDYAEEAGPLGYLLAGALGIAVLGALYVGLKTVTRVRGDRG
- a CDS encoding CbiQ family ECF transporter T component, with product MADRAGPASLVATVLMAILVVAFARTPFLLGVLLVVPLGGLLASGGGRGRPAALVAASALFSLIVAFPALFAWISPGQALVPPGGPTQGKTPPWAVTDTGVYLAARLAMRSTASVAWVALMGHLLPFGKILKGLAAWRVPSLLLALLSMGHRYLQVLSQCAQEMHLARLSRSLAGGDLREEQAWVGAGLGSLYRRTRRLAEEVTLAMVSRGCTAEAPQLVGVSPVEPKAFFLPAVAAGVGLFLLWLERQ